The proteins below come from a single Alkalispirillum mobile genomic window:
- the ybeY gene encoding rRNA maturation RNase YbeY, translated as MTAAASELERLDLDVQYALEPCPGLPDEARFQRWVLAALDGAGHPGEAALALRLVAEEEGRALNHAWRGKDYPTNVLSFPFEQPPGLDTPLPELGDLVVCAPVVAREAREQGKAEADHWAHLVVHGVLHLLGHDHQNDAEADVMEDLERRVLADLGIADPYRDDEQ; from the coding sequence ATGACAGCCGCAGCGAGTGAACTCGAGCGGCTGGATCTGGACGTCCAGTACGCGCTGGAGCCGTGCCCCGGGCTGCCCGACGAGGCGCGATTCCAGCGCTGGGTGCTGGCGGCGCTGGACGGCGCTGGCCACCCGGGTGAGGCCGCGCTGGCCCTTCGGCTGGTCGCGGAAGAGGAGGGGCGGGCGCTCAATCACGCCTGGCGGGGCAAGGACTACCCCACCAACGTGCTCTCCTTCCCCTTCGAGCAGCCGCCGGGCCTCGACACTCCGCTGCCGGAACTGGGCGACCTGGTGGTGTGCGCCCCGGTGGTGGCGCGGGAGGCACGCGAGCAGGGCAAGGCCGAGGCCGACCACTGGGCCCACCTGGTGGTGCACGGCGTACTCCACCTGCTGGGGCACGACCACCAGAATGATGCCGAGGCCGACGTGATGGAGGACCTGGAGCGGCGCGTCCTGGCCGATCTGGGTATTGCTGATCCCTATCGCGATGACGAACAATAG